Within Massilia endophytica, the genomic segment TGGGGCGTGCGAAATACCATGCCAGCAAAGCCGCGAAGACCAGGCTTGCCAGCACGGCTGCGGCCAGGGGAATGAAGGGCGTGAGCGGCTGGAAGCGCGGACGGGGACCATCCGGGCCGCCCGGGCCATCGGGCGGAGGCTGTGAAGAGCTGTCCGGGGGAGGGGGCGGCCGTTCGCCGCCGAACTCGCGTTGAGCGCCCGGCATGGGGAGCCCTGCGCCCGCGATCAGGGGGCGCGCATCGCCGCCCAGCGGTCCGCGCTGCCGCTCGTGGGCAGGCAGGAACAGAATATAGCGCTGTCCATCGGGCGTTGTGAGGCGGCGCACGGCGCGCTCGTCGCCTTTTTCCAGCAGCAGCCTGGCTTCAGCCAGCGAGTTCGGTTTGACGATACGCCCCAGCAGCTCCTTGCCCTGCTCATCGACCGCAAAAACGCGGTGGCGGTCCATGTTCTCCAGCAGTTCGCGCAGCGCGTCCGTACCGCCGTGGCGCAGCGTGGCCGCAGCCGATTCGATGGCCAGCTCGGCGGGCGGTCCCATGTCCAGATCCGGCTGCCGCGCCTTGTCCGCTTCGCGGTTCTTGAGCCACACGGCGCCGCCGATGGCCACCGTGGCCGCAATCTGCGCCAGCAGGATGGAAAGGAAGAACTTCCAGAACAGCCGTCCCACGGCTCACTCCTTTATCAGCTGGTAGCCGAGGCGGTACACAGTCTGGATGCATGAACGGCCGTCGGCCACGGTGCCCAGTTTTTGCCGCAGGCTGCTCAGGTGCACGTCGATATTGCGGTCGAAGCGCGCCATGGGGCGGCCCAGGCCCTGGTCGGACAGGGTGTTCTTGCTCACCGGTTTACCCGCGTTACGCGCCAGCACTTCCAGCAGGTTGAACTCAGTGCTGGTGAGTTCCACTTTTTCGCCAGCCCAGGTGACGCGGCGCTGTTCCGGCCACATCACGAGCTGCCCGACCGCCAGCTGCGCCGGGCCATTGCTCTCGCCCGCAGGCGCCTGCGTACGGCGCAGGATGGCGCGGATTCGGGCGGTCAGCTCGCGCGGTGTGCAGGGCTTTGTAACGTAGTCGTCGGCTCCCAGCTCAAGGCCCACGATGCGGTCCGTATCGTCGCCGCGTGCCGTCAGCATCAGGATAGGCATATTGCTCGCGGCGCGGATGCGGCGCAGCGTTTCCAGGCCGTTCATGCGCGGCATCATCACGTCCAGAACGGCGATGGCGTACTGGCCGCTCAGCGCCGCCGTGGCGCCAGCCAGGCCGTCGTGGGCGGCCATGACCTCGAAGCCTTCCTGCTCCAGGTACTCCTGGAACATGGCCACGAGCTCGACATCGTCGTCTATCAGCAGAACCTTGCTCATTGCGCAAACACGTAAGAATGATGCGGCCATCATAGCAAACCGCAGCGTGCGGACGGCGGCAATTTACCCGGTTTTACATGGCGTCTTTACATGGTTTTACCTCGCACTAACCGCGCTTTACATGGGGCGGCCGGAGAATGAAGCTTCCAACATTTCTCAAGGACTCCATCAAATGAACAAGACGAGACAAGGATTGCATGGCCTGCTGCTGGCCGCAGCCATCGCCATGCCGCTCGCCGCACTGGCAGATACAGATGCGGACGACGCACCGGTGCCGCCAGGCCCGCGGGCCCGCCATGCCGGCCCGGCGGACGGTCCGGAAGCCCCCGGACCACGCGGCTTTGCTCCGCCTCCCTTCCCGGGCATGGCCACCGAACCCCCATTCATGCGCGGCCTGGAGCTGACGGAAGCCCAGCAGGACCAGGTATTCGCCATCCTGCATGGCCAGATTCCCTACCTGCGCGAACAGGGCAAGGCGCACCAGAAGGCCGAGCGCGCCCTGGACGCCATGCATAACGAGGGAAGGTTCGACGAGGCGGCCGCCGCCAAACTGGCGCATGCCTCGGCCCAGGCCATGGCCAATATCACCATGCAGCAGCTGCGCACCGAGCAGAAGCTGCTGGCCGTACTCACGCCCGAGCAGCGCAAGCAGCTGCAGGAGCGTAAATCGCTGCGCATGCCGATCCGTCCGGCCGCGCCACCGGCATAAGGAGAGACACATGGAAGTCCATGATCACGGCCTCGCAGCCGACCTGGAAGCGATGATGAAAATGACAACGAAGCGCCGCCAGTCGCTGCGCATGCTGCTCGCAGGCGCGGCGGCGCTGCCCCTGGTGGGCTGCGGCGGCGGTTCTTCGGACAGCTCCACCTCGTCCACCAGCAGCGGCACGGCCTCCACCGGCGCCACCAGCACGCCAACTACGAGCACGACGACGCCAACTACTGGCACGACGACCACGACCACAACGACCACCACCGGCTCGTGCACGGTCATTCCCGAGGAAACGGGCGGTCCCTACCCGGGCGACGGCACGAACAGCAACAGCAGCGGTGTGGTCAACGTGCTCACGCAAACGGGCGTGGTGCGCAGCGATATCCGCAGCAGCTTCAATGGCATGAGCGGGACGGCGGCAGGGGTGCCGCTGACGATCAGGCTGCACATCCTGAATGCGAACGCCAGCTGCGGCGCGGCGGGCAACTTCGCCGTCTACCTGTGGCATTGCGACCGGGAGGGGCGCTACTCCCTGTACTCGAGCGGAGTGACGAATCAGAACTACCTGCGCGGTGTGCAGGAGGCGGACGCGGACGGAAATGTGAGCTTTACGACCATCTTCCCCGGCTGCTATGACGGCCGCATGCCGCACGTGCACTTCGAGGTCTACCAGTCGCTGGCGAAGGCGGCCAGCGCTTCGAACCGCATCAAGACGTCGCAGTTCACCTTCCCTATGGCGACCCTGAACGAAGTCTACGCAAGCACCGGTTACGGCACGTCGGCCACGAACCTGTCGCGCATCAGTTATGCCACCGACAACATCTTCAGCGACGGCTACTCGCTGCAGCTGGCCACCATGAGCGGCAACGCCACGGACGGCTATGTCGCCACACTGACGCTGGCAGTGGCCGCCTGACCTTTCCTTTCCAACGGCCCGCCGCGAAATCCATTTCGCCGGGCCGCATCCCATTTCGCCGCCGCGCGAAGTCCTTTTCGTCCAACGCAGCGCCCACCCCGGGCAGGCTCCCTGGCATGCCGTTTGCACTACCCCTGTCGTGAAATCGGCAAGGAGCAGGCATGGACCGTCTTACCAGTTATCGCCCGGAGCTTGAGCTGGCGCCCGCAGGGGAAAGCGCCGCGTGGCGCGACGCCAGCCTTGGCCAGGCCACCGATCTGCTGGCCGCGATCCGCGAAGGGCGGCTCCAGCCCATGATGCGGCGCTTCGCGCCGGGCCTGGCCGATGTCCTTGTGCCATTGGCAAAACGCGTGCTGTCTTCCGGCCCCGCCGCGGGCCGCATGCTCGGCATGGAGCTCGAAGGCCTGAGCTCCGAAGACCGCGAACTCGAAACGGCGCGCCAGTTCATGCGCTTTGCGGGGCTCGCGCGCCGCCGCGCAAGGCAGGCGGCGCGCGGCGACCCGCGCCAGGTGAGGAAGGCGGCGCTCGCGCTGGCCGCACGCCAGCATGCGCCGGGCCTCCTGCCCACAATCTTTTCCATCATGGAGCGGGACACCGCTCCTCCATCCGCAGTCTCAACAAATAGGGAGCACATCATGCACGACATTGACCGCACCACCCTGGAATTCGGTAACGAAACCTCGAACTACGAAGGGGAGTACGAGTTCGGCGAAGCCGAATGGGGCGGCGAGATGGGGCAGCAGAGCATGCTGACCGAAGCAGAGGAAATGGAACTGGCGAGCGAGCTGCTGTCGGTCACCAACGAGGCGGAGCTGGAGCAGTTCCTGGGCGGCTTCCTGAAGAAGGCGGCATCGTTCGCGGGTGACGTGATCCGTTCGCCGGTCGGCAAGGCCATTGGCGGCGCCTTGAAAGGAGTCGCCAAAAAAGCGCTGCCGCTGGCGGGCGGCGCTATCGGCGGCTACTTCGGCGGCCCGCTTGGCGCCAAGATCGGCAGCGGCCTCGCATCTGCCGCGGGCAGCGCGCTGGGCCTGGAGGCCGAGGGCGAAATCCACGGCGAGGACCGCGAGTTCGATGGCGCCCGTACTTTCGTCAAGCTGGCCGCCGATACCGTGAACCGCGCTGCACAGGCGCGCGGCGGCGATCCGCGCCAGATCGCGATGCAGGCCGCCACTGCGGCAGCTCGCCAGTATGCGCCCGGCCTGCTGGCCAGGGCAGGGCAGCAGGGCGGCCAGTCCGGCAGCCAGCAAGGCGGCATGGGCGGCATGGGCGGCCGCATGCAGGGCGGCGGCCAGGGCGCCATGCGCAGCAGCGGCGGGCGCTGGATGCGCCAGGGCCGCAAGATCGTCCTCTACGGAGTCTGAACGCAATGAGCCCCTACGCCGCCTGGATGCTGGAGCAGGAAGGGCGCTCGCTGCTCACGCGGCTGGCGCGCCTGCAGCCCTTCGCCCTGATCGAGCCGATGGTGCCTGCGGCAGCCCTGCTGCCTGCGGCGCAGCAGGGCATCGAACGGCAGCTGGCAACGGGACGGCGCGAGCTGCGCGCCATGGTGCGCGGCTTCCTGCGCTGGCTGCGCAGTGCGGCGGGGCGCCGTTCCACGGCGGCCGATGCCCAGCGCCGTTTCACGTTCCTGCGCATGAAGTTCAACGCGGCGCTGATCCAGTTCGACCTGTTCAACGACGTGGTGACACAGCGCAGCGAACACCGCAACGGGGTCTGGCTGGCAGGGCTCGACATTGCCTCCACCGATGCGCTGGCCATCCCCGGCGGGTATTACGCCTCGCCGCCGGTGGCCTGCTACCTGGACCGGGGCCCCGGCGCAGCCATCCGCCGCGCCCGTACCCGCTTGCCGGGCGGGGGCCTGAATCCGGTGGCGATCATCAGGGTGCCCCGCGAGCGCATGGTGGGCGCAAGCATCGCTTCGTCGCTATTCCATGAGGTGGGCCACCAGGGCGCCGCCCTGCTGGACCTGGTGAATTCCCTGCGTCCCGTGCTGCATGCCTTGCAGGGCGGCGGAACGGGTCCGGCGCGGGTCTGGAAGCTGTGGGAGCGCTGGATCTCGGAAATTGTGGCCGACTTCTGGTCGGTGGCGCGGGTTGGCGTGGCAGCGACACATGGACTGATCGGAGTGGTCAGCCTGCCGCGCATTTTCGTCTTCCGCATCAACATCGACGACCCGCATCCGGTGCCATGGATCCGCGTGCTGCTCAGCTGTGCGATGGGCGACAAGCTGTTCCCCCATCCCCAATGGCGGCGCATGGCGCGGCTCTGGGAGTCCTTCTACCCGCTTGACGGACAGCCGCCCGGAGAGCGGGAGCTGCTGCTCGAGCTGCGCGCCTCGCTGCCGGCCCTGGCCGGGCTGCTGGCCAATCACCGGCCTGCGGCGCTGCGCGGCGCATCGCTGCCCCAGGCGCTGGCGGTGGCGCGCCGCACCCCCGCCTACCTTGGCCTGCTGTTCCGCCTCTGGCAGCGCAAACCCGAACGCATGTACGCCGCCGCGCCGGTGCTGGTATTCGC encodes:
- a CDS encoding response regulator transcription factor; this translates as MSKVLLIDDDVELVAMFQEYLEQEGFEVMAAHDGLAGATAALSGQYAIAVLDVMMPRMNGLETLRRIRAASNMPILMLTARGDDTDRIVGLELGADDYVTKPCTPRELTARIRAILRRTQAPAGESNGPAQLAVGQLVMWPEQRRVTWAGEKVELTSTEFNLLEVLARNAGKPVSKNTLSDQGLGRPMARFDRNIDVHLSSLRQKLGTVADGRSCIQTVYRLGYQLIKE
- a CDS encoding Spy/CpxP family protein refolding chaperone, whose amino-acid sequence is MNKTRQGLHGLLLAAAIAMPLAALADTDADDAPVPPGPRARHAGPADGPEAPGPRGFAPPPFPGMATEPPFMRGLELTEAQQDQVFAILHGQIPYLREQGKAHQKAERALDAMHNEGRFDEAAAAKLAHASAQAMANITMQQLRTEQKLLAVLTPEQRKQLQERKSLRMPIRPAAPPA
- a CDS encoding dioxygenase family protein → MEVHDHGLAADLEAMMKMTTKRRQSLRMLLAGAAALPLVGCGGGSSDSSTSSTSSGTASTGATSTPTTSTTTPTTGTTTTTTTTTTGSCTVIPEETGGPYPGDGTNSNSSGVVNVLTQTGVVRSDIRSSFNGMSGTAAGVPLTIRLHILNANASCGAAGNFAVYLWHCDREGRYSLYSSGVTNQNYLRGVQEADADGNVSFTTIFPGCYDGRMPHVHFEVYQSLAKAASASNRIKTSQFTFPMATLNEVYASTGYGTSATNLSRISYATDNIFSDGYSLQLATMSGNATDGYVATLTLAVAA